Proteins from a single region of Catenulispora acidiphila DSM 44928:
- a CDS encoding class I SAM-dependent methyltransferase, giving the protein MTAVEGRGMWEQYYGKSQSVWGWAPNRFVAEVLGPLPAGRALDLAAGEGRNALWLAGLGWRSTAVDFAENALERGRAQAVEHGLEVEWVLADVLEYQPEPGAYDAVVIAYLHLEADPRTAVLHNAAKALAPGGTLVVVGHDVTNIADGVGGPQNPAILYTPERVTEALERLADVDMKIVRAERVHRQTDRAPQPAIDTLVVAQATQAS; this is encoded by the coding sequence ATGACCGCCGTCGAGGGCCGCGGCATGTGGGAGCAGTACTACGGCAAGTCCCAGTCCGTCTGGGGCTGGGCGCCGAACCGCTTCGTGGCCGAGGTCCTCGGCCCGCTACCGGCCGGCCGGGCACTGGACCTGGCCGCCGGTGAGGGACGCAACGCGCTCTGGCTCGCCGGCCTCGGATGGCGGTCCACCGCCGTCGACTTCGCCGAGAACGCGCTGGAGCGCGGGCGTGCCCAGGCTGTGGAGCACGGCCTGGAAGTGGAGTGGGTCCTCGCCGACGTGCTGGAGTACCAGCCCGAGCCCGGCGCCTACGACGCGGTCGTGATCGCCTACCTCCATCTGGAAGCCGACCCGCGGACCGCCGTGCTCCACAACGCCGCAAAGGCGCTGGCGCCCGGCGGAACGCTGGTCGTCGTCGGCCACGACGTCACCAACATCGCCGACGGCGTGGGCGGCCCGCAGAACCCTGCCATCTTGTACACGCCCGAGCGCGTCACCGAAGCGCTGGAGCGCCTGGCCGATGTCGATATGAAGATCGTGCGCGCCGAGCGTGTCCACCGACAGACGGACCGTGCGCCGCAGCCGGCCATCGACACATTGGTCGTAGCTCAGGCAACCCAAGCCTCATAG
- a CDS encoding carbohydrate ABC transporter permease, which translates to MTLDPQTLRRALLMLALTLGALISILPFYWMVVAATHSNDELFHSPPPFVPGGHFLSNIRALEHSIGFSRVMLNSLGIAVVYTLASGLISAMAGYGLAKYRFRGRGLLLGLVLTTMMVPFQVLLVPLFQMMANLGWVNTYQAVIVPFLANSFGIFLMRQAFLDFPDELIESARIDGSGDIRTFYRIVLPVVKPQLGALAIFTFMSQWNAFLWPLLMLDSQDKYTAPVALYTLVGGTHVDYSGLILGSFLATLPLMLIFFIFQKQFVSGLLGGAVKG; encoded by the coding sequence ATGACCCTCGATCCCCAAACCCTGCGCCGCGCCCTGCTGATGCTGGCGCTGACCCTCGGCGCGCTCATCAGCATCCTGCCGTTCTACTGGATGGTCGTCGCCGCCACCCACAGCAACGACGAGCTCTTCCACTCCCCGCCGCCGTTCGTCCCCGGCGGGCACTTCCTGAGCAATATCAGGGCCCTGGAACACTCCATCGGCTTCAGCCGCGTCATGCTCAACAGCCTCGGCATCGCCGTCGTCTACACCCTGGCCAGCGGCCTGATCTCGGCGATGGCCGGCTACGGGCTGGCCAAGTACCGCTTCCGCGGCCGCGGTCTGCTGCTCGGTCTGGTGCTCACCACGATGATGGTGCCGTTCCAGGTGCTGCTGGTCCCGCTGTTCCAGATGATGGCGAATCTGGGCTGGGTGAACACCTACCAGGCGGTGATCGTCCCGTTCCTGGCGAACTCCTTCGGCATCTTCCTGATGCGGCAGGCGTTCCTGGACTTCCCCGACGAGCTGATCGAGTCCGCGCGCATCGACGGCTCCGGCGACATCCGCACCTTCTACCGGATCGTGCTTCCTGTAGTGAAGCCACAACTCGGCGCCCTGGCGATCTTCACCTTCATGAGCCAGTGGAACGCCTTCCTGTGGCCGCTGCTGATGCTCGACTCGCAGGACAAATACACCGCACCGGTCGCGCTCTACACGCTGGTCGGCGGGACGCATGTGGACTATTCGGGCTTGATCCTCGGAAGTTTCCTGGCAACCCTCCCTCTGATGCTTATTTTCTTTATCTTCCAGAAGCAGTTCGTGTCCGGCTTGTTGGGAGGAGCAGTCAAGGGATGA
- a CDS encoding ABC transporter substrate-binding protein has translation MRTTRRSALRLGIGALAVAVTGGCATGGGKKTPAPAVKTGAAAQVGGTITVWSWDVAAKALKRLAPAFEQQHPGVKVNVVDIGYDNAYDKITVGLKSGSGLPDVLQVEGPKMQSYIGTFPSGFYDLSTLAAPLKAQFNAAAWATGTDANGKVYALPWDIGPCGVFYRTDIFQQAGVDPASIQTWDDYIAAGVRIKAKTGKKLLVVDPTGDSTFPMMLHQEGQGYFVGDKIAVDTPAAVKAMTVMKELNDKGLVDYEKGWDALVAATKDGTVATTPTAVWWSGTLTDEMPELKGKFAAIPLPAFTSGGIRTSNNGGSLLTISAQSKNSATAWAFIQFVLADADNQVSMLKNEGIFPAFEPALSDPYITGPQDYYGGQTTFKIFADLAKNIPAVQYTADFSKASDLINTATGAVMQGGKDPKSALDSAAQQIASATNRQIAH, from the coding sequence ATGAGGACAACACGGCGTTCGGCACTGCGGCTGGGCATCGGGGCCCTCGCGGTCGCGGTGACCGGCGGATGCGCGACCGGCGGCGGGAAGAAGACTCCGGCGCCGGCTGTGAAGACCGGCGCCGCGGCTCAGGTGGGCGGGACCATCACGGTGTGGTCCTGGGACGTGGCGGCCAAGGCGCTCAAGCGGCTGGCGCCCGCGTTCGAGCAGCAGCACCCGGGCGTGAAGGTGAACGTCGTCGACATCGGCTACGACAACGCCTACGACAAGATCACCGTCGGCCTGAAGTCCGGCTCCGGACTCCCCGACGTCCTGCAGGTCGAGGGCCCGAAGATGCAGAGCTACATCGGCACCTTCCCCAGCGGCTTCTACGACCTCAGCACCCTGGCGGCACCGCTGAAAGCGCAGTTCAACGCCGCCGCCTGGGCCACCGGCACGGACGCGAACGGCAAGGTCTACGCGCTGCCCTGGGACATCGGGCCCTGCGGCGTGTTCTACCGGACCGACATCTTCCAGCAGGCCGGCGTCGACCCCGCGTCGATCCAGACCTGGGACGACTACATCGCCGCCGGCGTGCGGATCAAGGCCAAGACCGGCAAGAAGCTGCTGGTGGTGGACCCCACCGGCGACAGCACGTTCCCGATGATGCTCCACCAAGAAGGACAGGGCTACTTCGTCGGCGACAAGATCGCCGTCGACACCCCGGCGGCGGTGAAGGCCATGACCGTCATGAAGGAACTCAACGACAAAGGCCTGGTCGACTACGAAAAGGGCTGGGACGCCCTGGTCGCCGCCACCAAGGACGGCACCGTCGCCACCACCCCGACCGCGGTCTGGTGGTCCGGCACCCTCACCGACGAGATGCCGGAGCTGAAGGGCAAGTTCGCCGCGATCCCGCTGCCCGCCTTCACTTCCGGCGGCATCCGTACCTCCAACAACGGCGGCTCCCTGCTCACCATCTCAGCGCAGAGCAAGAACTCGGCGACCGCCTGGGCGTTCATCCAGTTCGTCCTGGCCGACGCCGACAACCAGGTCTCGATGCTGAAGAACGAAGGCATCTTCCCCGCCTTCGAGCCGGCCCTGTCAGACCCCTACATCACCGGCCCGCAGGACTACTACGGCGGCCAAACCACCTTCAAGATCTTCGCCGACCTGGCCAAGAACATCCCGGCAGTGCAGTACACCGCCGACTTCTCCAAAGCCTCCGACCTGATCAACACCGCCACCGGCGCGGTGATGCAAGGCGGCAAGGACCCGAAGTCCGCCCTGGACTCGGCAGCGCAACAGATCGCCTCCGCGACCAATCGGCAGATCGCGCACTAG
- a CDS encoding ArsR/SmtB family transcription factor, producing the protein MIRIQLGSDGLAHSRFAMSPVTETVNLLIAARVGTLAPPLRAPLRQTLANRRLDVLSALVRVDRGAGHYIPDFVTPPPPRFENQPSEELHAVATTPTWRVAGELSLAAAGNLANTVGRALPRQLTDADEQKTAEQLATELEQVWLHVLAPRWSRIRARIEADIADRLQTAGRHGFAAAIDSLDPQIDWHDGAVRVHGRFDVDVREPGITFVPSVFVTRAATVIDPVPPCDIPGYAAYGPGNPAPWPYPERRAAMCVYPVARRPPGRRPEAARPEELIGRTRARILDAVADPATTGEVAGRLRLSPSTVSYHLQILHRAGLVRRTRDVRSVLYQSTRRAG; encoded by the coding sequence ATGATCAGGATCCAGCTGGGCTCAGACGGTCTGGCGCACTCGCGGTTCGCGATGTCGCCGGTCACCGAGACGGTCAACCTGCTGATCGCCGCGCGGGTCGGGACACTCGCGCCGCCGCTGCGCGCCCCGCTGCGCCAGACGTTGGCGAACCGGCGCCTGGACGTGCTGTCGGCGCTGGTCCGGGTGGATCGCGGCGCGGGGCACTACATCCCGGACTTTGTCACACCCCCGCCGCCGCGCTTCGAGAATCAGCCCTCTGAGGAGCTGCACGCCGTCGCGACCACACCGACCTGGCGGGTCGCCGGTGAGCTGAGCCTGGCCGCCGCCGGCAACCTCGCCAACACCGTCGGGCGCGCGCTGCCCCGACAGCTCACCGACGCCGACGAGCAGAAGACCGCCGAGCAACTGGCGACGGAACTGGAGCAGGTCTGGCTTCACGTCCTCGCGCCGAGGTGGTCGCGCATCAGGGCACGAATAGAAGCCGACATCGCCGATCGCCTGCAGACAGCCGGCAGGCACGGCTTCGCCGCGGCGATCGACTCCCTCGATCCGCAGATCGACTGGCACGACGGCGCGGTGCGCGTGCACGGACGCTTCGACGTGGACGTCCGCGAGCCGGGGATCACGTTCGTACCGAGCGTGTTCGTCACGCGCGCCGCGACGGTCATCGATCCGGTTCCGCCGTGCGACATCCCCGGCTACGCCGCCTACGGTCCGGGCAACCCGGCGCCGTGGCCGTATCCGGAGCGCCGCGCCGCCATGTGTGTCTATCCGGTCGCGCGCCGGCCGCCGGGACGCCGGCCGGAGGCGGCGCGGCCGGAGGAGCTCATCGGCCGGACCCGCGCCCGGATCCTGGACGCCGTGGCGGACCCGGCGACGACCGGCGAGGTGGCGGGCCGACTGCGGCTGAGCCCGTCAACGGTGTCGTACCACTTGCAGATCCTGCACCGGGCCGGGCTGGTGCGGCGGACTCGGGACGTTCGCAGTGTTCTGTATCAGTCCACACGTCGTGCCGGATAA
- a CDS encoding carbohydrate ABC transporter permease, which produces MAIPTHRPPGADRDAGGDSGADGALAAAPDLAAAPDVAATSDVAAAPDLAATSDVAATSDVAATSDVAATSDLAAAPDRAAGPVAEPEHVADRTAAAALLAAPPAALAPANRRSRPRIRVVHWAFAGPAAALFVFFFAYPLGASLYQSFTTDDSGTQSWAGLAQYRRMLHDPIFWKSLWNTGLLLIFQVPLMIGLALVLACVLNQSWMRFKGTWRVAFFLPSVTMLVAYAVVFRVLLKTDGGMVNQVLGWVGISPVDWLNNPVWARVALIGTITWRWTGYNAVILLAGLQSIPREQYEAAAIDGAGAVTTFRKVVVPQLRPVILFCSITSTIGTLQLFDENFVLTKGGPDNATMTPVLYLYKVGFDQMDFSYASAIAWAVVLIIGVLSVVQFRFFGQADRDASTARSQGMQKTHKTHKTQRTRRTQRSRA; this is translated from the coding sequence ATGGCCATTCCGACCCACCGACCGCCCGGCGCCGATCGCGACGCAGGAGGCGATTCCGGTGCTGACGGCGCGCTGGCTGCCGCGCCAGATCTTGCTGCCGCGCCAGATGTTGCCGCCACGTCAGATGTTGCCGCCGCGCCAGATCTAGCTGCCACGTCAGATGTTGCCGCCACGTCAGATGTTGCCGCCACGTCAGATGTTGCCGCCACGTCGGATCTAGCTGCCGCGCCAGATCGTGCTGCCGGACCGGTCGCCGAGCCTGAGCATGTCGCCGACCGCACCGCCGCGGCTGCTCTGCTCGCTGCGCCGCCGGCTGCCCTCGCCCCGGCGAACCGCCGCTCCCGTCCCCGCATCCGCGTCGTCCACTGGGCTTTCGCCGGTCCGGCCGCGGCCCTGTTCGTGTTCTTCTTCGCCTATCCCCTTGGCGCGAGCCTCTACCAGAGCTTCACCACCGACGACAGCGGCACCCAAAGCTGGGCCGGCCTGGCTCAGTACCGCCGCATGCTCCATGACCCGATCTTCTGGAAGTCGCTGTGGAACACCGGCCTCCTGCTGATCTTCCAAGTCCCGCTGATGATCGGTCTGGCGCTGGTCCTGGCCTGCGTCCTGAACCAGTCCTGGATGCGCTTCAAGGGAACCTGGCGCGTCGCCTTCTTCCTCCCCTCCGTCACGATGCTGGTCGCCTACGCCGTCGTCTTCCGCGTGCTGCTCAAGACCGATGGCGGCATGGTCAACCAGGTGCTCGGCTGGGTCGGCATCAGCCCGGTGGACTGGCTCAACAACCCGGTGTGGGCACGCGTCGCCCTGATCGGGACCATCACCTGGCGCTGGACCGGCTACAACGCGGTGATCCTGCTCGCCGGGCTGCAGAGCATCCCCAGGGAGCAGTACGAGGCCGCCGCTATCGACGGCGCCGGCGCGGTGACCACGTTCCGCAAGGTCGTGGTCCCACAGCTGCGGCCGGTGATCCTGTTCTGCTCCATCACCTCGACCATCGGCACGCTTCAACTCTTCGACGAGAACTTCGTGCTGACCAAGGGCGGTCCGGACAACGCCACCATGACGCCGGTCCTCTACCTCTACAAGGTCGGCTTCGACCAGATGGACTTCAGCTACGCCTCGGCCATCGCCTGGGCCGTGGTGCTGATCATCGGCGTGCTGTCGGTCGTCCAGTTCCGGTTCTTCGGGCAGGCGGACCGGGACGCGAGCACCGCGCGGTCGCAAGGGATGCAAAAGACGCACAAGACGCACAAGACGCAAAGAACGCGACGCACGCAAAGGAGCCGCGCATGA
- a CDS encoding beta-galactosidase codes for MITRVEGLLYGADYNPEQWPESVWKQDVNLMRDAGVTMVTLGVFSWARLQPAEDQWDFEWLDRLMDLFHSRGIAVDLATATASPPAWFVRQYPQTLPVTADGVRLEFGSRQHYCPSSPVYREAATRLARTIAERYAEHPALALWHIHNEYGDHVAECFCDVSAEDFRSWLRERHGDDIAQLNFAWGTEFWSQRYSDFAQIEPPRTAPGPINPGQLLDWRRFSSDALLACFLAERSVLKEVTPEIPVTTNFMSMMKDLDYWKWAANEDVVSDDAYPDPADGSAHVLAAMNYDLMRSLGNGRPWLLMEQAPSAVSWRAVNVPKTPDQRRLWSLQTVARGADGVMHFQWRASRAGAEKFHSALLPHGGTQSRGWRETVRIGEELAQLKEVAGSRIESAVAIVLDWNSWWALEAEDHPSARVRLREQILSWYSVLHRWNHVVDYVPPDADLSPYKVVLAPNLYSVSTENAARLTDYVYGGGYLVVGFFSGIVDELDHIHQGTDGTGGGYPGPLREVLGVAVDEWWPIADGRSVPVTFSADEEAAKAKKKHVSASSGIGYHPAPAAVRWSEWLGTTTARSVAHYTDGPLKGRPAVTCNEFGEGRAWYVSCDLGGDIEKVLGEAVRPAVVWPSLASTLAFTGVEVVCRSSETHHYYFLLNHSDKPVDLGSSLPYGAVNLLTGNRPTHLAAQGVVVLKVGRIGR; via the coding sequence ATGATCACGCGCGTAGAAGGACTTTTGTATGGAGCGGACTACAACCCGGAGCAGTGGCCGGAGTCCGTCTGGAAGCAGGACGTCAACCTGATGCGGGACGCGGGCGTCACGATGGTGACGCTCGGGGTGTTCTCCTGGGCCCGGTTGCAGCCCGCCGAGGACCAGTGGGACTTCGAGTGGCTGGACCGGCTGATGGACCTGTTCCACAGCCGGGGGATCGCCGTGGACCTGGCGACGGCGACGGCCTCGCCGCCGGCGTGGTTCGTGCGCCAGTACCCGCAGACCCTGCCGGTCACGGCGGACGGCGTGCGCCTGGAGTTCGGCTCCCGGCAGCACTACTGTCCCTCCTCGCCGGTCTACCGCGAGGCGGCGACCCGGCTGGCCCGCACGATCGCCGAACGGTACGCCGAGCACCCGGCGCTGGCGCTGTGGCACATCCACAACGAGTACGGCGACCACGTCGCCGAGTGCTTCTGCGACGTCTCGGCCGAGGACTTCCGCAGCTGGCTGCGCGAGCGCCACGGCGACGACATCGCGCAGCTGAACTTCGCCTGGGGCACCGAGTTCTGGTCCCAGCGCTACTCGGACTTCGCCCAGATCGAACCGCCGCGCACCGCGCCGGGCCCGATCAATCCGGGGCAGCTGCTGGACTGGCGCCGCTTCAGCTCCGACGCCCTGCTCGCCTGCTTCCTGGCCGAGCGCTCCGTTCTGAAGGAGGTGACACCGGAGATCCCGGTCACGACCAACTTCATGTCGATGATGAAGGACCTCGACTACTGGAAGTGGGCCGCCAATGAGGACGTGGTCTCCGACGACGCGTACCCGGACCCGGCCGACGGCTCGGCCCATGTGCTCGCCGCGATGAACTACGACCTCATGCGCTCCCTGGGCAACGGCCGGCCGTGGCTGCTGATGGAGCAGGCGCCGTCGGCGGTGAGCTGGCGCGCGGTGAACGTGCCCAAGACCCCGGACCAGCGGCGCCTGTGGTCGCTGCAGACCGTGGCACGCGGCGCGGACGGCGTCATGCACTTCCAGTGGCGCGCCTCGCGGGCCGGGGCGGAGAAGTTTCACAGCGCCCTGCTTCCCCACGGCGGAACCCAGTCGCGGGGGTGGCGCGAGACGGTCCGGATCGGCGAGGAGCTGGCGCAGCTCAAGGAAGTCGCGGGGAGCCGGATCGAGAGCGCGGTCGCCATCGTCCTGGACTGGAACTCCTGGTGGGCGCTGGAGGCCGAGGACCATCCCTCGGCGCGCGTGCGGCTCAGGGAGCAGATCCTGAGCTGGTACTCGGTGCTGCACCGCTGGAACCACGTCGTCGACTACGTGCCGCCCGACGCGGATCTGAGCCCGTACAAAGTGGTGCTCGCGCCGAACCTGTACTCGGTGAGCACCGAGAACGCCGCCCGGCTGACCGACTACGTGTACGGCGGAGGGTACCTCGTCGTCGGTTTCTTCAGCGGGATCGTCGACGAGCTGGACCACATTCATCAGGGCACTGATGGCACCGGCGGCGGGTATCCCGGACCGCTGCGGGAGGTGCTCGGGGTCGCGGTCGACGAGTGGTGGCCGATCGCGGACGGACGCTCGGTGCCGGTCACCTTCAGCGCCGACGAGGAGGCCGCGAAGGCGAAGAAGAAGCACGTCAGCGCCAGCTCCGGCATCGGCTACCACCCGGCGCCGGCGGCCGTGCGCTGGAGCGAGTGGCTCGGCACGACCACCGCCAGATCAGTCGCGCACTACACCGACGGACCGTTGAAGGGGCGTCCGGCGGTCACCTGCAACGAGTTCGGCGAGGGCCGCGCCTGGTACGTCAGCTGCGATCTGGGCGGGGACATCGAGAAGGTCCTCGGGGAGGCCGTCCGTCCCGCCGTGGTGTGGCCGTCGCTGGCCTCGACGCTGGCGTTCACCGGGGTCGAGGTGGTCTGCCGCAGTTCGGAGACGCACCACTACTACTTCCTGCTCAATCACAGCGACAAGCCGGTCGACCTGGGCTCGTCCCTGCCGTACGGCGCGGTGAACCTGCTGACCGGCAATCGTCCCACCCATCTGGCCGCGCAAGGCGTCGTGGTCCTGAAGGTAGGAAGGATAGGAAGGTGA
- the trxA gene encoding thioredoxin, protein MAVVELTKDTFAETVEGEGITLVDFWAEWCGPCRSFAPVYQKAAGKHEDIVFGKVDTEAEQELAMAFDIRSIPTLMIVRDGVTLYQHPGALPESALEDLIAQARALDMDEVRKALAERAAEAEAQSADSTAADAESAAV, encoded by the coding sequence GTGGCCGTCGTGGAACTGACCAAGGACACCTTCGCCGAGACCGTGGAGGGCGAGGGGATCACGCTCGTCGACTTCTGGGCCGAGTGGTGCGGGCCGTGTCGGTCCTTCGCCCCGGTGTACCAGAAGGCCGCCGGCAAGCATGAGGACATCGTGTTCGGCAAGGTCGACACCGAGGCCGAGCAGGAGTTGGCCATGGCGTTCGACATCCGCTCGATTCCCACGCTGATGATCGTGCGCGACGGCGTCACCCTCTACCAGCACCCGGGCGCGCTGCCGGAGTCGGCGCTGGAGGACCTGATCGCGCAGGCTCGGGCGCTGGACATGGACGAGGTGCGCAAGGCGCTGGCTGAGCGGGCCGCCGAGGCTGAGGCTCAGAGCGCCGACAGCACCGCCGCCGACGCTGAGAGCGCCGCCGTCTGA
- a CDS encoding MGH1-like glycoside hydrolase domain-containing protein: MSRSLRTLAVLALGVGLVLPVTAARAAPSSRSSAPPGSSSGSASPASFANVLDLQGVPSVALPGDPATDVNPIGVFADRGAWHAYALPKVGDTASYGAFTGPLYIAQEYPWWLSKGISHLTLSEGGRPIDLASATHPVFTSLPGMLQQSFDVDGLHVVMQLRYASDRTALVQAFVENTSGRSRKVGAGWTGSLLRPDTKPMKSAPSLHATSTGISVGFAKVRQTWDYLTDGTEKFQVTHAEPVTTSVAGDAYTTALNAPLKLGPHGGQTLTWTESYTFTGADYAAEQPVIAKTLRSPGSVVAADDRRWRGYVASAVRGVPASRQALAVKSVETLTTNWRSAAGALRHDGITPSISNKWFSGFWAWDTWKQAVGTAVFDPALAESQIRSMFDYQVTASDPQRPQDAGMIPDCVFYNDPAQGGGNWNERNSKPPLAAWAVWSVYQQSGDVSFLKEMYPKLVAYHDWWYRTRDHADDGLAEYGSTVDPQNATAEDQRQAAAWESGMDNAPRFDATLGTGVVDNTDAAGNVVGYSLTQESVDLNSYLAAEDGILAQMAARLGHPTDAARYRASQKTVTTAIQQKMYDPTTGWFYDASLTTGQPLTTRGRGIEGAIPLWAGVATPAQAASVRAKLLSPTEFDTQLPFPTVSASSPYYDPTGYWRGAVWMDQAYFALEGLKRYGYTADAAALTAKLRTNAAGMTGDGPLMENYNPTTGAAMNSRGFSWSAALLLELDH, encoded by the coding sequence ATGTCCCGTTCGCTGCGGACCCTGGCCGTGCTGGCGCTCGGCGTGGGTCTCGTGCTTCCCGTGACGGCTGCGCGCGCCGCGCCGTCGTCGCGCTCCTCCGCGCCGCCGGGGTCGTCCTCGGGGTCGGCATCCCCGGCTTCGTTCGCCAATGTGCTGGATCTGCAAGGCGTGCCGAGCGTGGCGCTGCCCGGGGATCCGGCGACCGACGTCAACCCGATCGGCGTGTTCGCCGATCGGGGCGCCTGGCACGCCTACGCGCTGCCGAAGGTCGGCGACACGGCTTCCTACGGCGCCTTCACCGGGCCGCTGTATATCGCGCAGGAGTATCCGTGGTGGCTGAGCAAGGGAATCAGCCACCTGACGCTTTCCGAGGGCGGGCGTCCGATCGACCTGGCCTCGGCGACGCATCCGGTGTTCACGTCGCTGCCGGGCATGCTGCAGCAGAGCTTTGACGTGGACGGTCTGCACGTGGTGATGCAGCTGCGCTACGCCAGCGACCGGACCGCGCTGGTCCAGGCGTTCGTGGAGAACACCAGCGGCCGCTCCCGGAAGGTCGGCGCGGGCTGGACCGGATCGCTGCTGCGTCCGGACACCAAGCCGATGAAGAGCGCTCCCTCGCTGCACGCGACGTCCACCGGCATCTCGGTGGGCTTCGCGAAGGTGCGGCAGACGTGGGACTACCTGACCGACGGGACCGAGAAGTTCCAGGTGACGCACGCCGAGCCGGTGACCACGTCGGTCGCGGGGGACGCCTACACGACCGCGCTGAACGCGCCGCTGAAGCTCGGCCCGCATGGCGGGCAGACGCTGACCTGGACCGAGTCCTACACCTTCACCGGCGCCGACTACGCCGCCGAGCAGCCGGTGATCGCCAAGACGCTGCGCTCGCCCGGCTCGGTCGTCGCCGCCGACGACCGGCGCTGGCGCGGGTACGTGGCCTCCGCCGTGCGCGGCGTCCCGGCCTCGCGGCAGGCGCTGGCGGTGAAGTCGGTGGAGACGCTGACCACGAACTGGCGCAGCGCCGCCGGGGCGTTGCGGCACGACGGGATCACGCCGTCGATCTCCAACAAGTGGTTCAGCGGCTTCTGGGCCTGGGACACCTGGAAACAGGCGGTCGGCACAGCAGTCTTCGACCCGGCGCTGGCCGAGTCGCAGATCCGCTCGATGTTCGACTACCAGGTCACCGCATCCGATCCGCAGCGCCCGCAGGACGCCGGGATGATCCCGGACTGCGTCTTCTACAACGATCCGGCGCAAGGCGGCGGCAACTGGAACGAGCGCAACTCCAAGCCACCGCTGGCCGCGTGGGCGGTGTGGTCGGTCTACCAACAGAGCGGCGACGTCAGCTTCCTGAAGGAGATGTACCCGAAGCTGGTGGCGTACCACGACTGGTGGTACCGCACCCGCGACCACGCCGACGACGGTCTCGCGGAGTACGGCTCGACCGTCGACCCGCAGAACGCGACCGCCGAGGACCAGCGCCAAGCGGCGGCGTGGGAGAGCGGAATGGACAACGCGCCGCGCTTCGACGCCACCCTCGGCACCGGCGTGGTCGACAACACCGACGCGGCAGGAAACGTGGTCGGCTACTCACTGACCCAGGAGTCGGTCGACCTGAACTCCTACCTCGCCGCCGAGGACGGCATCCTCGCCCAAATGGCCGCCCGACTCGGGCACCCCACCGACGCCGCACGCTACCGGGCATCGCAAAAGACGGTCACAACAGCCATCCAGCAAAAGATGTACGACCCGACAACCGGCTGGTTCTACGACGCCTCCCTCACCACCGGCCAACCACTCACAACCCGAGGCCGAGGCATCGAGGGCGCCATCCCCCTGTGGGCCGGCGTCGCCACACCGGCACAGGCGGCATCGGTACGCGCCAAGCTGCTGTCACCGACCGAGTTCGACACGCAGCTACCGTTCCCCACCGTCTCAGCAAGTTCGCCGTACTACGACCCGACGGGATATTGGCGTGGCGCAGTCTGGATGGACCAGGCGTACTTCGCCCTCGAAGGACTCAAGCGCTACGGCTACACAGCCGACGCAGCAGCGCTGACAGCAAAACTCCGCACCAACGCCGCGGGCATGACAGGAGACGGCCCACTGATGGAGAACTACAACCCGACCACCGGCGCCGCGATGAACTCGCGAGGATTCAGTTGGTCGGCGGCGCTGCTGCTGGAGCTGGATCACTAG